In one Niallia taxi genomic region, the following are encoded:
- a CDS encoding phospho-sugar mutase translates to MVYQDIVEKWASFQDLESNLKAQLQELQKSEKQLEDSFYKHLEFGTGGMRGELGPGINRMNIYTVRKAAQGLGKYIQEQGKEAMERGVAVAYDSRHQSPEFALEVAKVVGKLGIKSYVFEELRPTPELSYAVRHLNTFAGVVITASHNPPEYNGFKAYGEDGGQLPPEAADVIIKYVNAVENELTIEVLEEKELLDQGLLTYIGADVDAAYVEQLKTIQLNKLPEAEDLKIVFTPLHGTANKPVRAGLQAFGFGNVTVVKEQELPDANFSTVKSPNPEEHAAFEIAIRYGKEIDADILLGTDPDADRLGVAVKDLNGEYTVLTGNQLGALMLEYLLSEKKAKGILPENGIVIKTIVTSEIGRTIAEAYGIPTLDTLTGFKFIGEKIKEFEQTNQHTFLFGYEESYGYLIGDFVRDKDAVQSAIFAAEVAAYYKAKGMTMFEGLLEVFGKYGFYQEGLESLTLKGKDGAEQISYIMDTFRQDPISEVKGLQVVAIEDYQTSKRTESVKEILIDLPKSNVIKYYLEDGSWFCLRPSGTEPKAKFYFSVTSPSLEESQAKLAELKAGVMDKVQAVIASYEQ, encoded by the coding sequence ATGGTGTATCAAGATATAGTAGAAAAATGGGCTAGCTTTCAAGATTTAGAGTCAAACTTAAAAGCGCAATTACAAGAATTGCAAAAATCTGAAAAACAGCTCGAGGATAGCTTTTACAAGCATCTAGAATTTGGCACTGGCGGTATGCGCGGTGAACTTGGACCGGGAATTAACCGTATGAACATTTATACAGTGCGCAAGGCTGCCCAAGGATTGGGGAAATACATACAAGAACAAGGCAAAGAGGCAATGGAGCGCGGTGTAGCAGTTGCTTATGACTCTCGCCACCAATCACCAGAATTTGCTTTAGAAGTTGCAAAAGTAGTGGGCAAGCTTGGTATCAAATCTTATGTATTCGAAGAGCTTCGTCCAACCCCTGAGTTATCATATGCAGTGCGTCACCTCAATACATTTGCTGGTGTTGTTATCACTGCAAGCCATAATCCGCCTGAATATAATGGCTTTAAAGCATATGGAGAAGACGGGGGACAACTTCCTCCAGAAGCTGCAGATGTTATCATTAAATATGTGAACGCAGTAGAAAATGAGCTTACGATTGAAGTGCTTGAAGAAAAAGAGCTTTTAGATCAAGGCTTATTGACATATATAGGCGCAGACGTTGATGCAGCGTATGTGGAGCAATTGAAGACAATTCAGCTTAATAAGCTTCCAGAAGCTGAAGACTTAAAAATCGTCTTTACTCCATTACACGGTACGGCTAACAAACCAGTGCGTGCAGGACTGCAAGCGTTTGGTTTCGGCAATGTAACAGTTGTTAAAGAGCAAGAGCTGCCAGATGCTAACTTCTCAACAGTAAAGTCACCAAACCCGGAAGAGCATGCTGCATTTGAGATTGCTATCCGTTACGGAAAAGAAATCGATGCAGATATCCTTTTAGGAACAGATCCAGATGCAGACCGTCTTGGTGTTGCAGTGAAGGACTTGAATGGTGAGTATACGGTTCTTACAGGTAACCAGTTAGGAGCATTGATGCTGGAATACTTGCTTTCTGAGAAAAAAGCAAAAGGTATTCTTCCTGAAAATGGTATTGTTATCAAAACAATCGTAACATCTGAAATCGGCAGAACGATTGCAGAAGCTTACGGTATCCCGACACTTGACACATTGACTGGCTTTAAATTCATTGGAGAAAAAATCAAAGAATTTGAACAAACAAACCAGCATACTTTCCTATTCGGTTATGAGGAGAGCTATGGTTACTTGATCGGTGACTTTGTACGTGATAAAGATGCAGTCCAATCTGCTATTTTCGCGGCAGAGGTTGCAGCTTACTATAAAGCAAAAGGCATGACAATGTTTGAAGGCTTACTTGAAGTATTTGGTAAGTACGGCTTCTATCAAGAAGGACTTGAATCGTTAACACTTAAAGGTAAAGATGGTGCGGAACAAATTTCCTACATCATGGATACCTTCCGTCAAGATCCTATATCTGAAGTGAAAGGATTGCAAGTAGTTGCAATCGAAGATTATCAGACAAGCAAAAGAACAGAAAGCGTGAAGGAAATATTAATCGACCTTCCGAAATCTAATGTTATCAAGTACTATTTGGAAGATGGTTCTTGGTTCTGCCTACGTCCATCAGGAACAGAGCCAAAAGCTAAATTCTATTTCAGTGTTACTAGCCCATCTCTTGAAGAGAGCCAAGCGAAATTAGCTGAGCTGAAAGCTGGCGTGATGGATAAGGTACAAGCGGTTATCGCATCATACGAGCAATAA
- a CDS encoding ABC transporter permease subunit, whose protein sequence is MLKGPFIHLLSFFFLLCLAAFPLVLSSAEDGNILFNFLGMFAIIKTFITGLFTGDAYYFIQGDRTVFIFSVIGDSFASSFYYLIMAGVVVLTLTFLFGIWFWKLNERFFGKIISLLGILPDFILILLLQLLVTIVYKSFGIKLAKVASFDSDNMAVLLPVITLIIIPLLYAVKALNEKTKDVLTQDYILTAIAKGIKKKDIYLYHVTTNVTPYLKADMHKVLAIMISNLFIVEYLFNLNGITALFFQTQAYFGYQYNLVIFCLVALFLLYGAVFLLLYMLIILIERILKYD, encoded by the coding sequence ATGCTTAAGGGTCCTTTCATCCATTTGCTCAGCTTCTTCTTCTTGCTTTGCTTGGCTGCGTTTCCTCTTGTTTTGTCTAGTGCAGAGGATGGAAATATTTTATTTAATTTCTTAGGCATGTTTGCCATTATAAAAACATTTATTACTGGGCTTTTTACAGGAGATGCTTATTATTTTATTCAGGGAGATCGGACTGTTTTTATATTTTCGGTGATAGGAGATAGTTTTGCTTCATCCTTTTATTACTTAATTATGGCAGGTGTAGTAGTGCTCACCCTTACCTTTCTGTTTGGAATTTGGTTTTGGAAGTTGAACGAGCGGTTTTTTGGTAAAATAATCAGCCTGTTGGGGATATTGCCCGATTTTATTCTGATATTGCTGCTGCAGCTTCTTGTTACGATAGTATATAAGAGCTTTGGAATTAAGCTTGCGAAGGTTGCTTCCTTTGATTCTGATAATATGGCTGTATTGCTGCCAGTTATCACATTAATAATAATTCCACTATTGTATGCAGTAAAAGCACTAAATGAAAAAACAAAGGATGTGCTGACACAGGATTATATCCTGACAGCGATTGCGAAGGGAATTAAGAAAAAGGACATTTATCTTTATCATGTAACAACAAATGTTACTCCATATTTAAAAGCAGATATGCATAAAGTGTTAGCAATCATGATCAGCAACCTGTTCATTGTGGAATATTTATTTAATTTGAACGGTATTACCGCTCTTTTCTTTCAGACACAAGCTTATTTTGGGTATCAATATAATTTGGTCATATTCTGTCTGGTTGCATTATTCCTTCTATATGGAGCAGTATTTTTATTATTGTACATGCTGATTATTCTGATAGAAAGGATCTTGAAATATGATTAA
- a CDS encoding anti-repressor SinI family protein encodes MLNLLPVKELETGDPAELDSEWLELVLEAKRLGLTSKQVSSFLSDKKQSDK; translated from the coding sequence GTGTTAAATTTGTTACCAGTAAAAGAACTAGAAACTGGAGATCCAGCAGAACTAGATAGTGAATGGTTAGAATTGGTGCTTGAGGCAAAGCGTTTAGGCCTTACAAGTAAACAAGTAAGTTCATTTCTTTCAGATAAAAAACAATCAGATAAATAG
- the galE gene encoding UDP-glucose 4-epimerase GalE — protein MILVVGGAGYIGSHLVKELVEKEEVIVLDNLATGHQESVDERAVFIKGDLGNAEDLEPIFSKYPIKAVMHFAAFSLVGESVQDPFKYYENNVANTLTLLKTMLKFNVKNFIFSSTAATYGIPEEEIILEKSNTTPINPYGRSKLMVEQILADFHEAYGLNYVVFRYFNAAGAHQSGEIGEKHDPETHLIPIILQHLLGQRESISVFGTDYPTEDGTCIRDYIHVTDLAAAHIKGAEALLDGSKKAETYNLGNGVGYSVKEVIETCENVTGKKANVVLAERRAGDPARLVASSNKIYEDLGWKAERGLESIIQSAWEWHKKA, from the coding sequence ATGATACTAGTAGTAGGCGGTGCCGGCTATATCGGCAGTCATCTAGTAAAAGAACTGGTGGAAAAAGAAGAGGTTATCGTCCTTGATAACTTGGCGACAGGCCATCAGGAATCTGTGGATGAAAGAGCAGTATTTATTAAAGGAGATTTAGGAAATGCGGAAGATTTAGAACCGATATTCTCTAAATATCCAATTAAAGCTGTCATGCATTTTGCTGCGTTCAGTCTTGTTGGTGAATCAGTGCAGGATCCATTTAAATACTATGAAAATAACGTTGCTAATACTTTAACATTGTTGAAAACGATGCTTAAATTTAATGTGAAAAACTTTATTTTTTCATCAACAGCAGCTACATACGGTATTCCTGAAGAAGAAATTATCTTAGAAAAATCCAATACAACTCCAATTAATCCTTATGGTCGCTCCAAGCTGATGGTAGAGCAAATCTTGGCTGATTTTCATGAGGCTTACGGGTTGAATTATGTTGTTTTTCGTTATTTTAATGCTGCAGGTGCTCATCAATCAGGAGAAATCGGTGAGAAGCATGACCCTGAAACACATTTGATTCCAATTATATTGCAGCATTTATTAGGTCAAAGAGAGTCTATTTCTGTTTTTGGAACAGACTATCCGACAGAGGATGGGACATGTATCCGCGATTACATCCATGTAACAGATTTGGCAGCTGCTCATATTAAGGGAGCTGAAGCACTATTGGATGGAAGCAAAAAGGCAGAAACGTATAATCTCGGAAATGGTGTAGGTTATTCTGTCAAAGAAGTTATTGAAACATGTGAAAATGTTACAGGCAAAAAGGCAAATGTTGTGTTAGCTGAAAGACGGGCAGGAGATCCTGCAAGACTTGTTGCTTCTTCAAATAAAATATATGAGGATCTTGGCTGGAAAGCAGAAAGAGGCTTAGAATCCATTATTCAAAGTGCTTGGGAATGGCATAAAAAAGCATGA
- the tagU gene encoding polyisoprenyl-teichoic acid--peptidoglycan teichoic acid transferase TagU: MRSEKPKKKKRKWLRITGIILLILLIGIGAYVYTVFNSLSNAVDSMHKPVDRETTKRTETLNLEQQEPFSVLMLGVDERDGDSGRSDTMIVMTVNPEKKSVKMLSIPRDTRTEIVGHGTTDKINHAYAFGGVAMSMDTVENFLDIPIDYYMQINMEGFKDIVDSVGGVTVNNDLDFTYEGVHFPKGEVTLNGEKALKFSRMRYEDPRGDFGRQLRQRMIIQAVLKEGASLNSLTNFDDIFDALSKNIKTNLTFDEMVNIQKNYKQAAGNIEQFTINGTGQKIDGIWYLLVDDAEKTKIQTALKDHLSVK; the protein is encoded by the coding sequence ATGAGATCGGAAAAACCGAAAAAGAAAAAACGAAAATGGCTGCGAATCACCGGCATTATATTGCTGATTCTCTTAATAGGAATCGGTGCTTACGTATATACTGTTTTTAATTCCCTTTCAAATGCCGTGGATTCAATGCACAAGCCTGTTGACAGAGAAACAACAAAACGGACAGAAACGTTAAATTTAGAGCAACAGGAGCCTTTCTCCGTATTAATGCTCGGTGTCGATGAACGCGACGGAGACAGTGGAAGATCAGATACAATGATTGTTATGACCGTTAACCCAGAGAAAAAATCTGTAAAAATGCTCAGCATTCCTCGTGATACACGTACAGAAATTGTTGGCCATGGAACAACAGATAAGATAAATCACGCTTATGCATTTGGTGGTGTGGCAATGTCTATGGACACTGTCGAAAACTTCCTAGACATACCTATTGATTATTATATGCAAATCAATATGGAAGGTTTTAAGGATATAGTTGATTCTGTCGGCGGAGTCACTGTAAATAATGACCTTGATTTCACGTATGAAGGTGTTCATTTCCCAAAAGGAGAGGTTACCCTTAACGGAGAAAAAGCTCTTAAATTCTCCCGGATGCGTTATGAGGACCCTCGCGGAGACTTCGGACGTCAGCTAAGACAGCGCATGATCATCCAAGCTGTGCTAAAGGAAGGTGCGAGTCTTAATTCATTAACGAACTTCGACGATATTTTTGATGCTTTAAGTAAAAATATTAAAACGAACCTTACATTTGATGAAATGGTAAATATTCAAAAAAATTATAAACAAGCTGCCGGAAATATTGAGCAATTTACAATTAATGGTACAGGTCAGAAAATTGACGGTATTTGGTATTTACTCGTAGATGATGCAGAAAAAACAAAAATTCAAACAGCTTTGAAAGACCATTTATCAGTTAAGTAA
- the galU gene encoding UTP--glucose-1-phosphate uridylyltransferase GalU, whose amino-acid sequence MKKVRKAIIPAAGLGTRFLPATKAMPKEMLPIVDKPTIQYIVEEAVASGIEDIIIVTGKGKRSIEDHFDSANDLEWNLEAKGKEDLLNKVRFASNLADIHYIRQKEPKGLGHAVWCARNFIGDEPFAVLLGDDIVQSGIPCLKQLINEFEETQSSIIGVQQVPKEVTDRYGIVDPGENKGRRYQVKNFVEKPEKGTAPSNLAILGRYILTPEIFMFLEKQQTGAGGEIQLTDAIQQLNQIQRVFAYDFEGERYDVGEKLGFVKTTIDFALQNEEIKDEVFKFLHDRISKMKDEKRIDVEQYG is encoded by the coding sequence ATGAAAAAAGTTAGGAAGGCTATCATACCAGCAGCAGGACTTGGAACTAGATTTCTGCCTGCAACAAAAGCAATGCCAAAGGAAATGCTGCCAATCGTTGATAAGCCAACAATTCAGTACATAGTTGAAGAAGCAGTCGCTTCCGGAATTGAGGACATTATTATTGTTACTGGAAAGGGAAAAAGATCGATTGAGGATCATTTTGACAGTGCCAATGATTTGGAATGGAATCTTGAAGCGAAGGGTAAGGAGGATTTGCTGAATAAAGTCCGATTTGCCTCGAATTTAGCTGACATTCACTATATTCGCCAAAAGGAGCCCAAAGGACTAGGACATGCTGTTTGGTGTGCAAGAAACTTCATCGGTGATGAGCCATTTGCTGTACTGCTAGGAGATGATATTGTCCAAAGTGGTATCCCATGCTTAAAACAGCTCATTAATGAATTCGAGGAAACACAATCATCCATTATTGGTGTTCAGCAAGTTCCAAAAGAGGTAACAGACAGGTACGGTATTGTTGATCCTGGAGAAAATAAGGGCAGAAGATATCAAGTGAAAAACTTTGTGGAAAAACCTGAAAAAGGAACGGCACCCTCCAATTTAGCTATTCTTGGCAGATATATACTAACACCGGAAATTTTCATGTTCTTGGAAAAACAACAGACAGGTGCGGGCGGTGAAATTCAATTAACAGATGCCATTCAGCAGCTGAACCAAATTCAACGTGTGTTTGCATATGATTTTGAGGGTGAGCGATATGATGTCGGAGAAAAGCTAGGATTTGTAAAAACAACAATTGACTTTGCTTTGCAAAATGAGGAAATAAAAGATGAAGTGTTTAAGTTTCTGCATGATAGAATTTCGAAGATGAAGGATGAAAAAAGAATAGATGTGGAGCAGTATGGATAA
- a CDS encoding CDP-glycerol glycerophosphotransferase family protein has product MIRELAISFYLMLFSLLFRISSLFQQQKKIVFCVSFPENTLDINEKLIKTAANSRSIFLATTTQTKKLLEEKQIGEVLDFTPRKPLHFLTGIRHLATAKVVVLDNYFGFLSSIRFKPNVKVLQIWHAAGAIKTFGLKDSSIQSRTSKANQRFKDVYSQFQYVITGSHEMDTIFHEAFSIQEQQIIHTGIPRTDIFLDETRKNETIKKIYKEYPQLENKKIVLYAPTFRGGNNGITNAKLDLPLLKTKLSDDTIMLIRLHPSIKEKADIPEMDGTVYDVSQYPYINELLLITDLLITDYSSIPFEYSFMRRPMVFFPYDLESYAKDRGFWTDYEKLVPGPVAYTTEELAIILEKDSYDLKRVETFHKRWNEYSTGKASENVAALITKWLND; this is encoded by the coding sequence ATGATAAGGGAACTTGCGATTTCCTTCTATTTAATGCTATTTTCTTTGTTGTTTCGGATTAGCAGTCTATTCCAGCAACAAAAGAAAATAGTTTTTTGTGTGTCTTTTCCAGAAAATACGCTGGATATAAATGAAAAGCTAATAAAAACCGCTGCAAATAGCCGCTCTATTTTTCTTGCAACAACAACACAAACGAAAAAATTGCTGGAAGAAAAACAAATTGGTGAGGTACTTGATTTCACACCCCGTAAGCCATTGCATTTCCTTACAGGAATACGGCATCTTGCAACAGCAAAGGTAGTTGTTCTTGATAATTATTTCGGTTTTCTATCTAGCATTCGATTTAAGCCAAATGTTAAAGTGCTGCAAATCTGGCATGCTGCTGGTGCCATTAAAACGTTCGGCTTAAAGGATTCGAGTATTCAGTCGCGGACAAGCAAAGCAAATCAGCGATTCAAGGATGTATACAGTCAGTTTCAATATGTAATAACTGGTTCACATGAGATGGATACTATTTTTCATGAAGCATTCTCCATCCAAGAGCAGCAAATCATTCACACAGGAATACCTCGTACTGATATTTTCCTTGATGAGACACGCAAAAACGAAACAATCAAAAAAATATACAAAGAGTACCCACAGCTTGAAAACAAAAAAATCGTATTATATGCCCCAACCTTTAGGGGCGGAAATAATGGGATTACAAATGCCAAGCTAGATTTACCATTATTAAAAACGAAGCTCAGTGATGACACTATTATGCTGATTAGACTCCACCCCTCCATTAAAGAAAAAGCAGATATACCTGAAATGGATGGCACTGTCTATGATGTATCACAATATCCATATATAAATGAATTACTTTTGATTACAGACCTGCTCATCACAGATTATTCCTCTATCCCTTTTGAGTATTCCTTTATGAGAAGACCAATGGTATTCTTCCCATACGATCTTGAAAGTTATGCAAAAGACAGAGGATTTTGGACAGATTACGAAAAGCTCGTCCCTGGACCTGTTGCCTATACAACAGAGGAATTGGCCATTATTTTGGAAAAAGACAGCTATGATCTGAAACGAGTAGAAACATTTCATAAGCGCTGGAACGAATATTCCACAGGCAAAGCAAGTGAGAATGTTGCCGCACTAATAACAAAATGGTTAAACGACTGA
- the gloA2 gene encoding SMU1112c/YaeR family gloxylase I-like metalloprotein codes for MKVNKVHHIAIICSNYQVSKSFYVDILGFKPIREVFRDERNSYKLDLMVNDVYQLELFSFPNPKKRPSYPEAAGLRHIAFEVDDIAETVSYLQSQSIEVEDIRRDEFTDKRFTFFADPDGLPIEIYEK; via the coding sequence ATGAAAGTCAATAAAGTGCATCATATAGCTATTATTTGCAGTAATTATCAAGTATCTAAGTCCTTTTATGTCGATATTTTAGGGTTTAAACCGATTAGAGAAGTGTTTCGAGATGAGCGTAATTCATATAAACTCGACCTTATGGTAAACGATGTTTATCAGCTAGAACTATTCTCATTTCCTAATCCAAAGAAAAGGCCGAGTTATCCAGAAGCAGCAGGCTTGCGACATATCGCATTTGAGGTGGATGACATTGCTGAAACAGTATCTTATTTACAAAGTCAATCTATAGAAGTCGAAGATATTCGCCGTGATGAGTTTACAGATAAAAGATTTACATTTTTTGCGGATCCAGATGGACTGCCTATCGAAATTTATGAGAAATAA
- a CDS encoding WecB/TagA/CpsF family glycosyltransferase: MEKTWMGNIGVNVLHTNEAIVEVINKLKYKHKSNVFFLNDHCYNLAQKDKSYLHLLNDSDFLLNDGIGIEIGAKLFGFSFKENLNGTDFIPALFDRLKEEKDRQYNVYLLGAKPGVAKAALDKLQQQFPHLKFVGEQHGYFDVDSNEAIITDINNKQTDILLVGFGMPIQEKWIADNREKLNCTLAFAVGAFLDFSSGQSVRAPGIFRKLRLEWLYRMLKEPKRLWKRNLVGHLEFFYYVLKNRRKKLNAAD; encoded by the coding sequence ATGGAAAAGACGTGGATGGGAAATATCGGGGTGAACGTGCTTCATACAAATGAAGCAATCGTCGAAGTCATAAATAAATTAAAGTATAAACATAAATCAAATGTATTCTTTCTAAATGACCATTGTTATAACTTGGCACAGAAGGATAAAAGCTATTTACATCTTCTTAATGATAGTGACTTTTTATTAAATGATGGCATTGGGATAGAAATAGGAGCAAAGCTGTTTGGATTTTCTTTTAAGGAAAACTTAAATGGGACCGATTTTATTCCAGCATTATTTGACAGGCTTAAAGAGGAAAAAGACAGACAATATAATGTCTATTTGCTTGGTGCAAAGCCTGGTGTTGCTAAAGCAGCTCTTGATAAGCTGCAGCAGCAATTTCCTCATTTAAAGTTTGTTGGAGAACAGCATGGTTATTTCGATGTGGACAGCAATGAAGCCATCATTACTGACATTAATAACAAACAAACCGATATACTACTTGTCGGCTTTGGTATGCCGATACAGGAAAAATGGATTGCTGATAATCGGGAAAAGCTGAACTGTACGCTTGCTTTTGCAGTCGGTGCTTTTTTAGACTTTTCATCAGGACAATCCGTCAGAGCTCCAGGAATATTTAGAAAGCTGCGGCTTGAATGGCTTTATCGTATGCTGAAGGAACCGAAAAGGTTGTGGAAGCGTAATTTGGTTGGTCACCTTGAATTCTTTTATTATGTTTTAAAAAATAGGAGAAAAAAATTAAATGCTGCAGACTAA
- a CDS encoding ABC transporter permease has protein sequence MIKWNIQLVSGIILLAFFVLIGLFGSYIAPYPPDYKMKVGYMETDNGTEFVAPPLAPSKEFLLGTDKWGKDILSLILHGAKYTVFTVLIVAAVRLLAGGIAGVFGGLTASGKKRGKQGRITLLTSIPPVILIYFIMLGININPSLSSFALIFIQGVLMAALGVPGVYNVVYSKTAEIKENLYIMASVTLGGNKSHLLKKHIWPILKGDFIILYLNETIQVLHLMGQLAIFNLFFGGTEFQPDFSIYLSMTNEWSGLIGQSRSFLSYSQWILIYPLIAFILFLLSFYLISQGLSQQSRKSHRKNTYI, from the coding sequence ATGATTAAGTGGAATATACAGCTTGTTTCAGGAATTATTTTATTAGCCTTTTTTGTACTGATAGGACTTTTTGGTTCATACATTGCGCCATATCCTCCAGATTATAAGATGAAGGTTGGCTATATGGAGACTGATAATGGAACAGAATTTGTGGCACCGCCATTAGCGCCATCTAAGGAATTCCTGTTGGGAACAGACAAATGGGGAAAGGATATTCTCTCCCTTATTCTTCATGGTGCGAAATATACTGTATTTACAGTTTTAATCGTTGCAGCAGTCAGGCTACTAGCAGGAGGAATTGCTGGTGTCTTCGGCGGTTTGACAGCAAGCGGCAAAAAAAGAGGGAAGCAGGGGCGGATTACATTATTGACGAGCATACCACCGGTTATTCTTATCTACTTTATTATGCTTGGAATTAATATTAATCCAAGCCTGTCATCCTTTGCGCTCATTTTTATTCAAGGAGTGCTGATGGCCGCACTTGGTGTGCCTGGTGTATATAATGTTGTTTATTCTAAAACGGCGGAAATAAAAGAAAATCTATATATTATGGCCTCCGTAACCCTTGGCGGGAATAAAAGTCATCTTTTGAAAAAGCATATTTGGCCAATTCTTAAAGGTGATTTTATTATTTTGTATTTAAATGAAACGATTCAAGTGCTTCATTTAATGGGGCAATTGGCGATATTTAACTTGTTTTTCGGAGGAACGGAATTCCAGCCAGACTTCTCTATCTATCTGTCTATGACAAATGAATGGTCTGGATTAATTGGACAGTCACGCTCATTCCTGTCTTATTCTCAATGGATTCTTATCTATCCTCTTATAGCTTTTATTCTGTTTTTACTTTCTTTTTATCTTATTTCGCAAGGCTTAAGTCAACAAAGCAGAAAAAGCCATCGGAAAAATACTTATATTTAA
- the ssb gene encoding single-stranded DNA-binding protein yields the protein MVNQVTLVGRLTRDPELKLTQAGTSVTNITLAVKRSYRNQAGEYEADFISCIFWNKAAEHIVHYCHKGLLIAIIGSIQTRNYENQEGKRIYVTEVAAEYFRFLEPKREEEQLITI from the coding sequence TTGGTAAATCAAGTGACATTAGTTGGAAGATTGACTCGTGATCCTGAATTAAAGCTGACTCAAGCAGGTACTTCTGTCACTAATATTACGCTTGCAGTTAAGCGGAGCTACAGAAATCAAGCAGGTGAGTATGAAGCAGATTTTATTTCATGCATCTTCTGGAACAAGGCAGCAGAACATATTGTACATTATTGTCATAAGGGTTTGTTAATTGCCATTATCGGCAGTATCCAGACAAGGAATTATGAAAATCAAGAAGGAAAAAGAATTTATGTAACGGAAGTCGCTGCTGAATACTTTCGGTTTTTAGAGCCGAAAAGGGAAGAAGAACAGCTCATTACCATTTAA
- the tagD gene encoding glycerol-3-phosphate cytidylyltransferase has protein sequence MKKVITYGTFDLLHWGHINILKRAKELGDHLTVALSSDEFNAIKDKKAYHSYENRKMILEAIRYVDEVIPEHHWDQKVTDVIDHNIDVFVMGDDWEGKFDFLKDHCEVVYLPRTVGISTSKIKKDLFKVK, from the coding sequence ATGAAAAAAGTAATCACTTATGGCACCTTCGATTTATTGCACTGGGGTCATATCAATATTCTTAAAAGAGCAAAAGAGCTTGGCGACCATTTGACAGTAGCTCTTTCTAGCGATGAGTTTAATGCAATTAAAGATAAAAAGGCTTACCACAGCTATGAAAACAGAAAAATGATTTTAGAAGCTATCCGTTATGTTGATGAAGTAATTCCTGAACACCATTGGGATCAAAAGGTTACAGACGTTATCGACCACAACATCGATGTATTTGTAATGGGAGATGACTGGGAAGGCAAGTTCGACTTCTTGAAAGATCATTGTGAAGTTGTTTACCTGCCAAGGACTGTTGGAATTTCCACTTCTAAAATCAAAAAGGATTTATTCAAGGTTAAGTAA